The Plectropomus leopardus isolate mb unplaced genomic scaffold, YSFRI_Pleo_2.0 unplaced_scaffold4761, whole genome shotgun sequence genome has a segment encoding these proteins:
- the LOC121939402 gene encoding histone-lysine N-methyltransferase 2C-like, producing the protein MLVLSSVCSWFLVFLFSQWSLVRPFGLGILFMHDTIIKLDRSIKIFFCLTVLVCPLFRVQDLSGRDSPEGFVPSSSPESVTDMEVSRYPDLSFIKLEPPSPCPSPTIPMMPCAWGKGSAVKQEVKAEPHHQGPPSCSNADLVTIAITLSPVAAQNAAGVMAAVAQLLRVPVPVDYQLSRAAGPERSSLALLAGVRVPLTQVGGNTHFLC; encoded by the exons ATGTTAGTTTTATCGAGCGTCTGCTCGTGGTTTCTGGTCTTCttgttttctcagtggagtctcgTACGCCCCTTTGGGCTGGGCATATTATTTATGcatgacacaataataaaattagatCGATCAATCAAAATCTTCTTCTGTCTCACTGTCCTCGTCTGTCCTCTTTTCAGGGTCCAGGACTTGTCGGGACGGGACAGCCCGGAGGGCTTCGTCCCGTCCTCATCTCCAGAGAGCGTGACGGACATGGAAGTCAGCAGGTACCCGGACCTGTCCTTCATCAAACTGGAGCCGCCGTCACCCTGCCCCTCGCCTACAATACCCATGATGCCCTGCGCCTGGGGCAAAG gctcTGCagtcaaacaggaagtgaaggCAGAGCCTCACCATCAGGGTCCTCCCTCCTGCTCTAACGCTGACCTGGTTACCATAGCGATAACACTGAGCCCAGTTGCCGCTCAG AACGCCGCAGGCGTGATGGCGGCGGTGGCGCAACTGCTGCGGGTCCCCGTCCCCGTGGACTACCAGCTGAGCCGGGCGGCGGGCCCCGAGCGCAGCTCTCTGGCACTGCTGGCCGGAGTCCGAGTGCCGCTCACGCAGGTGGGAGgaaacacacacttcctgtgtTAA